The following DNA comes from Quercus robur chromosome 1, dhQueRobu3.1, whole genome shotgun sequence.
ATCCTGAAGCTGTTGTTCAAAATTTGAACTATGCGAGAAAACCAGGTTTGTGAAACGGGTATGAGCTGGCGTATCAATCAAACTATCCACGTCAGCCCTTGAGTCCACCACCCTCACCGTCTCCTCTATTTGCTTGTCGTAGTCGCTCATTGGTACCGGCTCTGAAACAAGCCCTCCATCCACCTTTCACTCCATGTCCCCCCTACTGTCTTCCCCGAAACTGTTCCCTCCATTTTTTCTGGTCAAAACTAGTTGTGGCTTTTGGTTTCTGTCTTGCGGCGCACGCAACCATGGaccaaattgtttttcttctggCCTCAGTGTATCGTTACTTCATATCCACATCAGGCAATCCTGTTCATCATGGTCGATCTTTCCGCACAAATAACATAATATTGGGAGCCTTTCGTATCTGAAATCCACCATTTCAATCCGTATTCACCTAGCCGCACCTTATGACCTCGACATAGTGGCATGGAGACATCCAGACTAACCCTTCTGCGCAAGTAACTCCCCAAACAAAATCCTTTCTCATTAGCATCCACCTTCTCCACCTCCCCCAAGGTTGCGCCGATACGCATGCCCACTTCCTTAGTTTGACACATTGTGCGTAATCTGTGTATTTGGATCCAAAACGGTGATCTGTTGAACTTGACATCCTTTACCGCCTCACCATGCACTAGCTTATGAAGGAGCAGTTAGTATTTGTCCAAAGACCACGGACTAAGCAACAACACTCCATATCATCCTTCGATTGGAAGAGGAATATTACCTTATTCTCACCCAAGTAGCTGGCCTCAAAACTATGTTCTGCTCTCCAAACCTATCTCAATACCCTAACCACTGACTCCATATTGATCCTGCGCTTAGTACAGAACttcccaatgaggataggtccATCCTCTGTCAATGGAGCCTGGATTGCTACTTCCACCACTTCTCTCACTGACAACTTTAACCTAGCACATCTATCTATAATCTCCTCCATATTATCTATTGAGAAAGACAGTTTCTACCGTTTGCACGGAGAGAAAACTTTGCCTTTCGGCAACCCTTATGCTAATACTAGCCCCCTTTTTCACCCCTAGGGTTTCCAGAGAAAACCTAGAgagaaaaccccaaaaaaaatttagattttaataCATCTTAGCCAAACGGATAATTAGCATTTTTGTGTGGTTCTTCCCTCTTCTATTCTAAGGTAATACTAAAGCTACAACTTGAACAGGTACAATAAGTAGCATTCTTATAATCCAAACTATTTACCTTTGCAGGGCATAATTCTCATAACCTTGACTGTAATACTTGATCCCCTGAGACCTCAGTCATGTAATAATGGATCAAGCTTGTGCACACCACCCTCGAATGTCCAATATGCAGTCCTATACACTGGTTTAGCTATGGCAACTTTTGGGTTGGGAGGTACACGTTTTACTATTGCAACAATGGGAGCAAACCAATTTGATAAGCCAAAGGATCGAGAAATTTTCTTCAACTGGTATTTCTTTACTTTCTATTTTGCCTCTGCGGTAAGCAACACGGCTATTGTCTACATTGAGGATAATGTAAGTTGGAGAGTGGGATTTGGCATATGTGCaattactaacttcattggctTGGCCTTTCTCTTATTGGGAAACCGCTTCTACCTTCATGATAAGCCACAAGGGAGCCCATTCACAAGTATAGTTCGTGTTATTGTTGCCACTATTCAAAAATGGAAGATTAAACTCTCATCCAACATCGAGGATTACTACTACAAGCATGATGGAATCACAGAAACAGCTACAATACCTAAAATGAGCTTCAGGTATGAAGTTGAGTGATTAATATTTGTAAACTTGGCCTCTATACAATCATGATTTTACAGATAACTGCTACAATTACTTTCCAGGTGCCAATCTTTAGAACTTTGAAATTTTAGCCAATGTTCTAGGGTAAGAAATTGAAGTTTGTGTCCTTAGTATTGAACAGCATGATTACTGTTGCTTATGGAAATTAAATTATTcacttttgaaattgaaaataattatcatactttttcttttttggttaccattattattttatattgctTCCAAAAATTcccaacaaattttttatggacATACATTTTGAAGTATTGTTAGACTCTTAGAGATCATTCTTTCCGAGCTTATCAAAGAACTCATACTTCTGATGAATTTGCATTTAAGCACATGCCAATGCACTATATATGTCCATCTAGTATCTCACATAATGGGATATTGCAGCATTCTCATTCAACTAGCCACATTTTATCTAAAAGATCAGTTTTCTACTTTAATTTGCCCGCTTTTCTAATGCACTCTCTTCAGCAAATTTTCtaaaccctatatatatatatatatatattgttagggTCAAATGTACTTTTGTGCTAGCAAACCCGTTTCTAAAACCTTGTTCACATGTAATTGAGTGGTGCAAGTTTTAGTGTCTAGATTAATGGTAGAAGAACTACATTGAAGGCACAAGAAACTACTTATAAAGCTGTCAAGACTCTGGTCTTGATTGCCGTTGAACCAATTGAACTTTATTAAAGCTCAATTCCAGTTTACTGGTCAAGCCTCGggcaaaatattttcttattttgcgGCTCATGATGAATAGAGACCTAGAGATCCAAGCGCTAGGGTTCCAGAACGTATTTAAAGACATATTAGGTCATCATAAACATAAGTAGATCAAACacacattgaaaaggagatcTTGATGTGATGTCTGTGTGCCAAGGGTTTGTACCAAGTGAAGTTTTTGGCGCTATTGCCTGATGATTTAAAttatcttttcatttggttttttGATTCACAAGAAGTGTTTTGCTGCATCATCATCACAATCAGTTTTGTTGTTTACATGACTAACTAAAAAAAGATGATTATAGCTTCGTAGTCACCCTCCCTTAACCACTTAATATATAGCAACATTCTGGATGCAACATATAGCTTCTGCTTATCTTAATTCATTCATGCCTATGTCATTGTGGAACACTAATACAATGGAACTCCACTATCCGTGGTCAACATGATAGAACTGCTGcttatggtggtggtggtttgagCACTACAATGGTAGTAAATGTATTTGGATCGAAttgaatttgaataaaattttcttaaaatattgacAAATCACACCTTCTCTAAAGGGGGTTGTCTGGGGTATATACGGGCAAGTTCTTGGAGAAAATCGAAACGCCTATTTTTCACATTAGTCTCTAGGTAGTAGAAGGTTGTACTAAATTCAGTTTACCAAATCAACTTACCTTTGAGGTTACTCCCAGAAATCAACTTAACACATAAGCTCTAATGGAAAAAAGAACATAGATGATGGCCATTAACGTTTTGAAATATGCAACCAAAATCATATGGAGATCATTTTAATTCTCAAGTTTCATAATTCATTTTGACATAAGAACATCATAAGCCAATACTTTATTTGACAAACAAAAGCTAAACACACTCTTAATGCAGGTTCCTCAATCGTGCAGCATTTAAAACAGAAGGAGATGTTGGATCGGATGGTTCAATTGCAAAACCTTGGAGGATATGCACAATACAACAAGTAGAAGATCTCAAAACCCTCATTAGGATTTTCCCTTTATGGTTATCAGGTATATTCTTAAGTACCCCAATAGGAGTCCAAGGCAGTTTGACAATCCTCCAAGCTTTAACCATGGATCGCCACCTTGGGCCTCATTTTCAAATCCCTGCTGGGTCTATCCTAGTTTTATGCATGATCTCCACATCTGTATTTCTTGCAATTATTGATCACTTCCTATGTCCTATGTGGCAGAAGCTAACTCGTAGGTCTCCTACATCCCTCCAACGAATAGGGTTAGGACATGTGCTAAACATTCTAAGTATGGCAATTTCAGCACTAGTGGAAGCGAAGCGACTCAAAATAGCCCAAGCCCACCATCTCCAAGGCCAGCCCGGGGCCATAGTGCCCATGTTGGCCTTGTGGCTATTTCCACAATTAGTTTTGGTTGGCATCGGAGAAGCATTTCATTTCCCAGGACAAATTGCATTATATTATCAAGAATTTCCTGTGGCACTTAGAAGTACATCAACTGCAATGATTGCAATGATTATAGGGATTGCCTATTATTTGAGCACGGCTTTGATTGATCTTGTCCGAAGGGTTACTGGATGGTTaccaaataatataaacaatggGAGGCTAGATAATGTGTATTGGTTGTTAGTTGTGGTGGGAGTGCTTAACTTTGGTTATTACTTGGTGTGCGCTTCTTTATACAGGTATCAAAATGTTGAAAAGGAAGAAGTTAGTAATTCTGGCACTAATAGGTGATGCTCATGGTGAACAATGCAAGAAGCTCACTTGTATTTCTCTATTAGTAGGCTTAAGGtacatatttaatattttcacaatcgtTGATATGGACTATTATAAttggtgtataataaaagttgaattGATAGTAGACCAAGGTGAAAAAATGTTGATTTAATCATAACAAATCATGgtaataattgtgtaaattattATGTGGGCAATATTACTAGTTTTATGATCACTGTATGTGCGATTTTATTGTGAACTATAAAAGAGACTATATTGATGTttgtattttgtcattttacccaaaaaaaaaaaaatgcaacttaataaatgaaaaaagtaaTAAGAAGGAACACCCTGCCGATGTATTTGTCCGAATCAGCCCACAGCTAAAGAATTCTTGATTGAAATGTGGATTCTGAACCAGCAAATTACTTTCATCACGTAGGAGTTGGGCACTCCACATCTACTCTTTAGAGTGGGTCCAATGGAATAAACATCATATTTGATGTCTGCACCATAATTGCCTAAGTAACTTTAGTAACTGTTCCATCACTTTCTTGATGAGTGGATAAGTAACAATCAATGGTACCAAGTGACTACAATGTCAATAGTGGTCTGGCATCTCTGTGTCTCTTattccacacccccccccccccccccccggggcGCCCAATAATTGCCTAAGTAACTTTAGTAACAGTTCCATCGCTTTCTTGATGAGTGGATAAGTAACAATCAATGGTAACAAGTGACTACAATGTCAATAGTGGTCTGGCATCTCTGTGTCTCTTattccacccccccccccccccccccggcgcCCAATAATTGCCTAAGTAACTTTAGTAACTGTTCCATCGCTTTCTTGATGAGTGGATAAGTAACAATCAATGGTACCAGGTGACTACAATGTCAATAGTGGTCTGGCATCTCTGTGTCTCTTattccacccccccccccccccccccggcgcCCAATAATTGCCTAAGTAACTTTAGTAACTATTCCATCGCTTTCTTGATGAGTGGATAAGTAACAATCAATGGTACCAGGTGACTACAATGTCAATAGTGGTCTGGCATCTCTGTGTCTCTTATtccacccccccaccccccccccccctcccccaaaatAATTGCCTAAGTAACTTAAGTAACTGTTCCATCGCTTTC
Coding sequences within:
- the LOC126733046 gene encoding protein NRT1/ PTR FAMILY 2.6-like, encoding MEGREAQISSSGPKRGGWITFPFITGAAAGFTLGGVGWLANLIVFLIQVFNVKSINAAQIYNIANGSTNFFPIIGAIVADSFLGSFAVAAISASISLLGIILITLTVILDPLRPQSCNNGSSLCTPPSNVQYAVLYTGLAMATFGLGGTRFTIATMGANQFDKPKDREIFFNWYFFTFYFASAVSNTAIVYIEDNVSWRVGFGICAITNFIGLAFLLLGNRFYLHDKPQGSPFTSIVRVIVATIQKWKIKLSSNIEDYYYKHDGITETATIPKMSFRFLNRAAFKTEGDVGSDGSIAKPWRICTIQQVEDLKTLIRIFPLWLSGIFLSTPIGVQGSLTILQALTMDRHLGPHFQIPAGSILVLCMISTSVFLAIIDHFLCPMWQKLTRRSPTSLQRIGLGHVLNILSMAISALVEAKRLKIAQAHHLQGQPGAIVPMLALWLFPQLVLVGIGEAFHFPGQIALYYQEFPVALRSTSTAMIAMIIGIAYYLSTALIDLVRRVTGWLPNNINNGRLDNVYWLLVVVGVLNFGYYLVCASLYRYQNVEKEEVSNSGTNR